The Cognatishimia activa nucleotide sequence CCCAGTGCTCTGGGTAGTAACAAGTCCCAGTTGTACGTCTCATGTCTTAATCCAACAAAACGGCGTGCTCGGCTTGGCCGGTCACATCATCCAATTTGATTGCGAAGGTTTTTCCTTCGTTTTCGCCAGAAAGCTCCGCAGCTGCTGAAGTGGCAAACAGCGTAGTTAAGTCCGGCCCTCCAAAAGCAGGGCAACTGATCTGTTCAGCAGCGAATTTAACTTCTCTGAGGAACTCTCCACTCGGAGAATAGCATGCGACCCTATGGGCACCCCACTGTGCGTTCCATAGATTTCCCGCAGCATCAACAACCGAACCATCGGGGTTGAAACCATCTTCGCCTAAATCGACAAAAACTTCGGGGGTTCCAAGTGGCCAACCGTCCTGGTCCAGCCCAACTTTCATAATCTTATGAGTCGTGGTATCGCAATAGTACGCGAGCGAACCATCCGGTGAGAAGCAGATCGAGTTGGAGATCGTGATATCTGCAAACAACTTACGCAGTTCACCTTTATAGAACCGATAAATCGCGCCAGCTTTATCCTCGGCGTTAATCCCCATGGTCCCGATCCAGAACCCGCCCTGTGGGTCAGCTCGGCCGTCATTTGAACGCGTAACGTCATTGTCTGCTTCAAGCGCACAGAGCACCTTCTTTTCCCCTGATCTAAGATCAAATCGGTAAAGAGCAGTTGCCGAAGCAACAACCAAAGTGTCTTCATCAACCCAAGCTGCAGCCGAGACGTATTCATCAAAGGTCCAAGACTTTTCCACGCCATTTTCCAGCGTCAACAACTGGCGGCTCAGAATATCGAACCAGTACAATTGTTGACGTTCCGGATGCCACAATGGTCCCTCGCCCAAGGTACAGACCCGATTGTCAAAGACCGTGCTTGTCATCATGCGAGTGCTTTATCGTATGAGGCAACAATCGCATCCGCCTTGGCGCGAACCTCAGCAACAGAACAACCTGCTTTGTAGATAGCAGATCCGATGCCGAAACCCGTCGCGCCCGCTGCGGCCCATTCTGCAAAGTTATCCGGGCCTGCCCCGCCGACGGCGTACGCAGGCACCTCAGCCGGAATAACCGCGCGCATTGCTTTTAAACCTGCAGGCCCGACAAGGTTGCCCGGGAAGAACTTCAAGCCGTCCGCACCTGCTCGGAGTGCAGCAAAACAGTCAGTCGGTGTCATCACGCCAGGGAAGGACTGCATACCCAGCTCTTTGGTTTTTTTAATAACGGCTGGGTTCGTGTCTGGAGAAACAACCAGTGCACCACCAACTTCTTTCACACGCTGCGCGTCTTCCGGTGTCAAAACTGTTCCAGCGCCGATCAAAGCGCGATCTCCGAAAGCTTCCGCGATCAAGCCGATACTATCGAATGGCTGCGGAGAGTTCAGCGGCACTTCGATACGATCAATGCCTGCTTCAAGTATAGTCTCACAAATGGCG carries:
- a CDS encoding SMP-30/gluconolactonase/LRE family protein, whose translation is MTSTVFDNRVCTLGEGPLWHPERQQLYWFDILSRQLLTLENGVEKSWTFDEYVSAAAWVDEDTLVVASATALYRFDLRSGEKKVLCALEADNDVTRSNDGRADPQGGFWIGTMGINAEDKAGAIYRFYKGELRKLFADITISNSICFSPDGSLAYYCDTTTHKIMKVGLDQDGWPLGTPEVFVDLGEDGFNPDGSVVDAAGNLWNAQWGAHRVACYSPSGEFLREVKFAAEQISCPAFGGPDLTTLFATSAAAELSGENEGKTFAIKLDDVTGQAEHAVLLD
- a CDS encoding 2-dehydro-3-deoxy-6-phosphogalactonate aldolase; amino-acid sequence: MSREIIAILRGVKPDEVVAICETILEAGIDRIEVPLNSPQPFDSIGLIAEAFGDRALIGAGTVLTPEDAQRVKEVGGALVVSPDTNPAVIKKTKELGMQSFPGVMTPTDCFAALRAGADGLKFFPGNLVGPAGLKAMRAVIPAEVPAYAVGGAGPDNFAEWAAAGATGFGIGSAIYKAGCSVAEVRAKADAIVASYDKALA